The following are encoded in a window of Carya illinoinensis cultivar Pawnee chromosome 15, C.illinoinensisPawnee_v1, whole genome shotgun sequence genomic DNA:
- the LOC122295570 gene encoding probable nucleoredoxin 3 isoform X1 produces MAGPDYQAKSTDRSNIVTILAAEGVQFLLSGEEKVPLSSCDGKTTCLLFSANWCRTCKTFIPKLVQVYDMLSARCEKMEIVLVSFDHNENEFEEHFKCMPWLAAPFDVNLSRRLSKRYHVKHLPSLIALNCDETSIEEDLVGLIEDYGAEAFPFTRSRREELKAADTAKLEGGKLEDLLAHKGRSHLIAMDGRKVAVSELVGKTVGIYFGAHWCPPCHTFTAQLLEVYNELTTSEEERFEIIFVSTDRDLEEFDMSLKSMPWLAIPYSDKTRHDLCRIFDIKGIPSLVMIGPEGKPISTNGKAIISLYGAKAFPFTESKLGDLEAALRKEGDALPRQLNDIKHEHLLKLDMAKAYLCDYCKKRGRFWAFSCDVCDYDLHPCCTEETS; encoded by the exons ATGGCAGGGCCTGATTATCAAGCCAAATCTACAGATAGGAGTAATATTGTAACAATCTTAGCAGCAGAAGGGGTTCAGTTCCTTTTATCTGGCGAGGAAAAg GTACCCTTATCCTCTTGTGATGGAAAGACAACTTGTCTCCTCTTCTCAGCAAACTGGTGCAGAACCTGCAAAACCTTTATCCCCAAACTGGTACAAGTTTATGACATGCTGAGTGCAAGATGTGAAAAGATGGAGATAGTGCTTGTTTCATTCGATCATAACGAAAATGAATTTGAGGAGCACTTCAAGTGCATGCCATGGCTTGCAGCTCCATTCGATGTGAATTTGAGCAGACGATTGAGCAAAAGGTACCATGTAAAACATTTGCCATCACTAATTGCATTGAATTGCGATGAAACATCAATTGAAGAGGACTTGGTTGGGTTGATTGAAGACTATGGGGCTGAAGCATTTCCCTTCACTAGGAGTAGAAGAGAGGAATTGAAGGCTGCTGATACTGCGAAGCTCGAAGGAGGAAAATTAGAAGATCTTTTGGCACACAAAGGAAGAAGTCATCTCATAGCCATGGACGGTAGAAAG GTTGCAGTGTCTGAACTTGTTGGCAAGACTGTAGGCATTTACTTCGGAGCACATTGGTGCCCACCTTGTCATACCTTCACTGCACAACTTTTAGAAGTTTACAACGAGCTCACGACTTCTGAAGAAGAACGCTTCGAAATTATATTCGTCTCGACAGATCGAGACCTTGAAGAATTTGACATGAGTCTGAAAAGCATGCCATGGCTGGCTATACCATATTCGGACAAAACACGACATGACCTATGCAGGATCTTCGACATCAAAGGGATTCCTTCCTTAGTCATGATTGGACCAGAAGGAAAACCCATTAGTACAAACGGGAAGGCCATCATCTCCTTGTATGGTGCCAAGGCTTTCCCGTTCACAGAGTCAAAGCTCGGTGATTTGGAAGCCGCCCTGAGGAAAGAAGGAGATGCACTGCCTCGGCAACTGAATGATATAAAGCATGAGCACTTGCTCAAGTTGGATATGGCCAAAGCATACCTATGCGATTATTGCAAAAAGAGAGGGAGATTTTGGGCCTTTTCTTGTGATGTATGTGACTATGACCTGCATCCATGCTGTACAGAAGAAACATCTTAA
- the LOC122295570 gene encoding probable nucleoredoxin 3 isoform X2: MKESYSPKSNTASRNWTIIAEGVPLSSCDGKTTCLLFSANWCRTCKTFIPKLVQVYDMLSARCEKMEIVLVSFDHNENEFEEHFKCMPWLAAPFDVNLSRRLSKRYHVKHLPSLIALNCDETSIEEDLVGLIEDYGAEAFPFTRSRREELKAADTAKLEGGKLEDLLAHKGRSHLIAMDGRKVAVSELVGKTVGIYFGAHWCPPCHTFTAQLLEVYNELTTSEEERFEIIFVSTDRDLEEFDMSLKSMPWLAIPYSDKTRHDLCRIFDIKGIPSLVMIGPEGKPISTNGKAIISLYGAKAFPFTESKLGDLEAALRKEGDALPRQLNDIKHEHLLKLDMAKAYLCDYCKKRGRFWAFSCDVCDYDLHPCCTEETS, encoded by the exons ATGAAGGAAAGTTATTCTCCAAAAAGCAACACTGCTTCTAGAAATTGGACGATCATAGCAGAAGGG GTACCCTTATCCTCTTGTGATGGAAAGACAACTTGTCTCCTCTTCTCAGCAAACTGGTGCAGAACCTGCAAAACCTTTATCCCCAAACTGGTACAAGTTTATGACATGCTGAGTGCAAGATGTGAAAAGATGGAGATAGTGCTTGTTTCATTCGATCATAACGAAAATGAATTTGAGGAGCACTTCAAGTGCATGCCATGGCTTGCAGCTCCATTCGATGTGAATTTGAGCAGACGATTGAGCAAAAGGTACCATGTAAAACATTTGCCATCACTAATTGCATTGAATTGCGATGAAACATCAATTGAAGAGGACTTGGTTGGGTTGATTGAAGACTATGGGGCTGAAGCATTTCCCTTCACTAGGAGTAGAAGAGAGGAATTGAAGGCTGCTGATACTGCGAAGCTCGAAGGAGGAAAATTAGAAGATCTTTTGGCACACAAAGGAAGAAGTCATCTCATAGCCATGGACGGTAGAAAG GTTGCAGTGTCTGAACTTGTTGGCAAGACTGTAGGCATTTACTTCGGAGCACATTGGTGCCCACCTTGTCATACCTTCACTGCACAACTTTTAGAAGTTTACAACGAGCTCACGACTTCTGAAGAAGAACGCTTCGAAATTATATTCGTCTCGACAGATCGAGACCTTGAAGAATTTGACATGAGTCTGAAAAGCATGCCATGGCTGGCTATACCATATTCGGACAAAACACGACATGACCTATGCAGGATCTTCGACATCAAAGGGATTCCTTCCTTAGTCATGATTGGACCAGAAGGAAAACCCATTAGTACAAACGGGAAGGCCATCATCTCCTTGTATGGTGCCAAGGCTTTCCCGTTCACAGAGTCAAAGCTCGGTGATTTGGAAGCCGCCCTGAGGAAAGAAGGAGATGCACTGCCTCGGCAACTGAATGATATAAAGCATGAGCACTTGCTCAAGTTGGATATGGCCAAAGCATACCTATGCGATTATTGCAAAAAGAGAGGGAGATTTTGGGCCTTTTCTTGTGATGTATGTGACTATGACCTGCATCCATGCTGTACAGAAGAAACATCTTAA